A genomic segment from Nitrosopumilus sp. K4 encodes:
- a CDS encoding glycosyltransferase, whose amino-acid sequence MVDIDFFSSPIGLGHATRDIAIAKQFQDISLKFVTGSGAAKIIQDSSFNVENLYMPPKFIVENGKLKSPAKWLWSYFQYYKECKKISKKIIEKDNPRIVLSDEDFASLTIAQKKKIPTVLITDILETHFVRGIGSFIEKKMNKSMQNIIEKCELVILPEFGENKGNIKRVGPITRHIKYSREELRKKFSFDKKTILISVGGTDAGLFLIEKTLDAVKKINSDVKVVVVSGPSLQKDFEKYVTNLGYVDNLHEFIFASDLLISLAGKSTIDEAKAYGTPAIFIPIKGHFEQEDNAREEGFEFEDIFKLETMIEEKLTQKRTSVYSDGASKAAKLITDLIK is encoded by the coding sequence ATGGTAGATATTGATTTTTTTTCTAGTCCAATAGGATTAGGCCATGCAACTAGAGACATTGCAATAGCAAAACAATTTCAAGACATCTCACTCAAATTTGTGACTGGAAGTGGTGCTGCCAAAATTATCCAAGACTCAAGTTTTAATGTAGAAAATCTGTACATGCCACCAAAATTTATTGTAGAAAATGGAAAGTTAAAAAGTCCTGCAAAATGGCTGTGGAGTTATTTTCAATATTACAAAGAATGTAAAAAGATCTCAAAGAAGATTATTGAAAAGGACAATCCAAGAATAGTTTTGAGTGATGAGGATTTTGCATCACTAACAATTGCTCAAAAGAAAAAAATACCAACTGTATTGATCACAGATATTTTGGAAACTCATTTTGTAAGAGGAATTGGTTCATTTATTGAAAAAAAGATGAATAAATCAATGCAAAACATCATTGAAAAATGTGAATTGGTTATTTTACCTGAGTTTGGGGAAAATAAAGGCAATATCAAAAGAGTAGGGCCAATTACAAGACATATAAAATATTCCAGAGAAGAATTGCGCAAGAAGTTTTCATTTGATAAAAAAACCATACTTATTTCAGTTGGAGGAACTGATGCAGGATTATTTTTAATAGAAAAAACACTAGATGCTGTAAAGAAAATTAATAGTGATGTAAAAGTGGTGGTTGTTTCAGGACCTTCTTTACAAAAAGATTTTGAAAAATATGTGACAAATTTAGGATATGTAGACAACTTGCATGAGTTTATTTTTGCATCAGACTTACTAATTTCTCTTGCAGGAAAATCAACTATAGATGAAGCAAAAGCATATGGTACGCCAGCAATATTTATTCCAATTAAGGGGCATTTTGAACAGGAAGACAATGCCAGAGAAGAAGGTTTTGAGTTCGAAGACATTTTCAAATTGGAAACAATGATCGAAGAAAAACTAACACAAAAGCGAACTTCAGTGTATTCAGATGGGGCCTCAAAGGCCGCCAAACTAATCACAGATTTAATTAAATAA
- a CDS encoding aspartate kinase: protein MTKLVVAKFGGSAIGPNGEAIPKIIERINDLKKDSKVLAVFSAPLTTDNGKKRSLTDVILEQGRNAESGSKVNLELVKSTYDKILDMVDSDNKEECKKTMDSFLEMAKNALEEALEKRQFADEVRSRALAFSGEILMSHVMNYILRSNGMKSDAVSFADWPIITDHNIESTNFLASKSRDRLENTEKMVEQNDVVTIGGFIGKTEDGITTTYERGGSDRTAADLGILFHKKYETRIDFEKDSSVVSADPKIVESGLTEVVQLSYNEARLAGMFGMKILDPIAIKEIVENGVDMPIIVTNMKDPSKTTTIKRIPDNKEGHPIKIVTGKENCAIFRIETTNVQKLLTSLEKDKRYSEFIILSPFTKDGIEFSRILFLDGDYVKRNEKYFLGFDSLATITYNRGVITLIGDEMWRVQQVASRTSARIGEEGLNILNMDAQEETSRIIIVVEDSEGNIRKAISAVHDEKSKINFV, encoded by the coding sequence ATGACAAAACTAGTAGTTGCTAAATTTGGAGGAAGTGCAATCGGTCCTAATGGAGAGGCGATTCCAAAAATAATTGAAAGAATTAATGATTTAAAAAAAGATTCAAAGGTTCTTGCAGTTTTTTCAGCACCACTAACTACAGATAATGGAAAAAAACGCTCACTTACTGATGTTATATTAGAACAGGGCAGAAATGCTGAAAGTGGTTCTAAAGTAAATCTTGAACTAGTAAAATCAACTTATGATAAAATTTTGGATATGGTAGATTCGGATAATAAAGAGGAATGCAAAAAAACAATGGATTCATTCCTAGAAATGGCTAAAAATGCATTAGAAGAGGCCCTAGAAAAAAGGCAATTTGCAGATGAGGTACGTTCACGTGCCTTAGCATTTTCGGGTGAAATTCTCATGTCCCATGTAATGAACTACATCTTGAGAAGCAATGGAATGAAAAGTGATGCTGTAAGTTTTGCTGATTGGCCAATAATTACAGATCACAACATAGAATCTACAAATTTTCTGGCATCAAAATCACGTGACAGATTAGAAAATACAGAGAAGATGGTAGAACAAAATGATGTTGTAACAATTGGAGGATTTATTGGAAAAACTGAAGATGGAATCACAACAACATATGAACGTGGGGGCTCAGATAGAACAGCAGCTGATCTAGGAATACTATTTCATAAAAAATATGAAACTAGAATAGATTTTGAAAAAGACAGTTCCGTAGTATCTGCAGATCCAAAAATCGTTGAATCAGGATTAACAGAAGTAGTTCAGTTATCATATAATGAAGCAAGATTAGCTGGAATGTTTGGAATGAAAATTTTGGATCCGATAGCTATCAAAGAGATTGTTGAAAATGGGGTAGACATGCCAATAATAGTTACTAACATGAAAGATCCATCAAAAACAACAACAATCAAAAGAATTCCAGACAACAAAGAAGGACATCCAATCAAAATTGTTACAGGAAAAGAAAATTGTGCAATATTTAGAATTGAAACAACAAATGTTCAAAAATTACTTACATCTCTAGAGAAAGATAAAAGATATAGTGAATTCATAATATTGTCACCTTTTACTAAAGACGGTATTGAATTTTCAAGGATATTGTTTCTTGATGGAGATTATGTTAAAAGAAATGAAAAATATTTCTTAGGATTTGATTCTCTTGCAACAATAACATACAACAGAGGAGTAATCACATTAATTGGAGATGAAATGTGGAGAGTTCAACAAGTTGCATCAAGAACTAGTGCAAGAATAGGTGAAGAGGGATTAAACATCTTGAATATGGATGCGCAAGAAGAGACTTCAAGAATAATCATTGTTGTGGAAGATTCCGAAGGGAATATCAGAAAGGCGATTAGTGCAGTACACGACGAAAAATCAAAAATAAATTTTGTATAA
- a CDS encoding branched-chain amino acid transaminase — MQEVGKIWMNGKLIPFKDAKVHVLTHALHYSTSIFEGIRCYDTPKGSAIFRLPEHVDRFFKSAKLYSMKMQFSKKEISDAIIKTVKASGLKECYIRPLAYYGYGTMGLTPTHNKVDVSIACWEWKMGESKAGKFSGAKCKVSSWIKIDSRSQPMQAKAASNYANAALARVEALENGYDEAIMLNIHGKIAEGSAENIFVVKDDIIQTPPLSAGGLEGITRDSVIQIIEANGGFVIERDLERDDLYAADEIFMTGTAAEVKSVSQIDKVKIGTGKMGTITKALQKSFSDAALGKDERFLPWLTYL, encoded by the coding sequence ATGCAAGAAGTTGGAAAAATTTGGATGAATGGGAAATTGATACCATTCAAAGATGCCAAAGTACACGTTCTAACTCATGCACTTCATTATTCAACATCAATTTTTGAAGGAATTCGTTGTTATGATACCCCTAAAGGTTCTGCAATTTTTAGATTACCTGAACATGTAGATCGATTTTTCAAATCAGCAAAACTATATTCAATGAAAATGCAATTTTCAAAAAAAGAAATATCAGATGCAATCATCAAGACAGTAAAAGCAAGTGGCCTCAAAGAATGTTACATTAGACCTCTAGCATATTACGGATACGGTACAATGGGATTAACTCCAACACATAACAAAGTGGATGTTTCTATAGCATGTTGGGAATGGAAGATGGGAGAGTCAAAAGCTGGAAAATTCTCAGGTGCAAAATGTAAGGTTTCAAGTTGGATTAAGATTGATTCAAGATCACAGCCAATGCAAGCAAAAGCTGCATCAAATTATGCAAATGCCGCATTAGCCAGAGTTGAAGCACTAGAAAATGGTTATGATGAGGCAATCATGCTAAATATTCATGGAAAAATCGCAGAAGGCAGTGCTGAAAATATTTTTGTTGTTAAAGACGACATTATTCAAACCCCGCCACTTTCAGCTGGAGGATTAGAAGGCATTACAAGAGACAGCGTAATTCAGATAATAGAAGCAAACGGAGGATTTGTAATTGAAAGAGACCTTGAAAGAGATGATCTTTATGCAGCTGATGAAATATTTATGACAGGAACTGCTGCAGAAGTAAAATCTGTTTCTCAAATTGATAAAGTAAAGATAGGAACAGGAAAGATGGGAACAATTACTAAAGCATTACAAAAATCATTTTCAGATGCTGCATTGGGAAAAGATGAAAGATTTTTGCCATGGTTGACATATTTGTAA